The Gossypium hirsutum isolate 1008001.06 chromosome D02, Gossypium_hirsutum_v2.1, whole genome shotgun sequence region CCTGGCTGCCTTACTATGGTTCCTGAAAACCTCACTTCCTATACAACAGCCTTGAGGCCCATGACAGAGATCATAAGTCCCGGGGAAAAAGAATCCAGCAAGAGATGCACATCTACTTTTGTTGGTGACTCAAACGAGTTTTCAGAAATAAGCATTGATATGACGCATGTTCCGGCAACGCTGGAGTGGAATCCGGTCAAATGCGATTTAGAAGGTGACCTTTTACTATCATCACGTTACTTttgatttcttattttattaatttaagtatacagcttctttttctttttttcgatcTCATCATGTTTATTTCAACAACTCTccctaaattattatatttttgtcgGGTTtcaatttagggtttaaattttaaaaaatttaatactttaattcatttttagttgaggaaatttaaaatattctattattattgTGTATTTTTATTGGTCAACTTTCACTTTCCaaataatttattagattttttcatttttatttttgataataatttagtaaaaaatttattaatatcaataagTGGTTAGCTGCGATGGTAAGGCATATTACATTTTCAAGGGGAGAATGTCTCAAATTTTGGAGACAATATTATTGAGAGAGATAGTCACAAACCCCGAACAAAACGAATATGCATAATACCAAAAAGAAATTGTTtattagtaaataaaataaaacacaaataatattattactaattatataataattgcacaataaacaaattttaaataagtcatAAATGATTTTCTTTTAAGAATATTAAAGTGAATTTAATAACTTTATTCGAGTTgattttcattaataaattagcCTCAAAATGACAATGTCTATAGAAATATGTTAGATTGCACGGATTTCGTAAATACTACACTATGCCAGTCATGCTAATATGGATACAATACttattattaactaattaattGATGTATGTATAGGTGCTTCTGTTTAATTGATTGGTTGGTGCTTTATTTGTTCTTCTATGCAGCCTCATTATGCTCAATGGTAAGACCAAATTATGCATTACCTTACAAGACAAGCTGTAATGAAAGATGTGGGAATGTTGATATTCCATTTCCATTTGGGATTAAAGTGGGCTGCTACAAGAGTGAATGGTTCAGAGTAACTTGCAACAAAACTGCTGATGGTGAGAAGCCTTTCATAAGTAGCATCAATATGCAACTTCTTAATGTTTCTTTTTACGAAGGCACAGTTCTCGTCAACAATTCAGTAATTTATTCCTACTGCCCTGGCAAAGATCGAGAAAATAACGAGGGTAGTGTTAACCTAACAGGCACCCCATTTTTCTTCTCACATATCTTCGACAGATTCATGTCTATAGGTTGCGGCAATTTGGCTACTTTTCTTGATAGTCCGACTAATGATCATCGTATTGGTGGCTGCAAGCTACCTCCTTGTGAGAATAATATGACTTCCATTGTTAGATGCGCTGTCAATATTCCTCCGGGTCTTAGTTCTTTTGTCACAAATATCAGACGGATTTATCCTAATAATGGCAGCAAGAGCTCATGCATTTCATCTTTCATTGTTGACACACGTTTTCTTGATTCCCTTGAGGCAAATTCTGACCACAATGCCACAACAACCAATCGTAGTGGGACGTATGTTCCCACAACACTGCAATGGGGTATACCAAAACGTGGGCTCTGTGAGTTGGGAGAAGAGTCTGGCACCCTTTGTAGCCCCGATGGCCGATATTGTTGGACAAGCTTGAGCCAAATGCATCTATGTGTTTGTACCCCGGATACCTATAATGACTATGATTATCTTTCCACTGATGTATGCCAAGGTATCATATTAGTACAATGTCTTAGGCTTCATTCGGATAGGCACCATCACATGGCTTTGCTACTTTATGAAGCATTACCatcttataaaatattttgttttagagTGAAATTTTGcacaaaataaaggaaaatgaaacTTGATATCCATATTATAAATGTCCATTTGCTTTGatatttcttaattaacatttattatatGGATCTAACTTTACTTCATTTCGCAAATGGCAGAGATAGGTAAATGTGTGGATATGAAATATAGAAATTGTTTTATACATTGTTTGAATGCTGATGGCAACGATTGTTCATCATCGTGTCCTGATCGATACAAATACTTGGGACATATGTGCCGGCCCCTAAATGTTTTGGATTCATCAGAGGTTCCTACCAAAAAGTCTAAAAGATCTCAAAATTTGCCAGTCATTATAGGTACGTGAACCTTAAAGCTCAAGTGATGCTaaataggtatatatataatttgaaattttatgttttgcttGAATAAACCATGTTTTTCATGCTAAATAGGTTGCAGCACTAGTATTGGGACAATAGTTGTGCTAATTGGTACATGGCATATGCACAAACTAATAGAGAGAAGAAACAACATCAAGTTGAAGCAGAAATACTTTAAAAGAAATGGAGGCTTACTTCTGCAACAACAATTGTCCAATAATAAAggtaattttgagaaaataaagttgTTTGCTTCAAAGGAACTGGAAAAGGCAACAGATTATTATAACGAGAATCGAATCCTTGGTAGAGGCGGCCAAGGAACTGTGTTTAAAGGGATGTTAACGGATGGAAGCATTGTAGCAATTAAGAAGTCAAAAATGACAGAGGACAAGAAACTAGATGAAAATGAGCTTAAACAGTTTATTACTGAGGTGATGATTTTATCACAGATTAACCATAGAAATGTGGTAAAGCTTTTAAGATGTTGCCTAGAGACAAAAGTGCCATTGCTGGTTTATGAGTTCGTCCCCAATGGAACACTCTCTCAACTCCTACATGTGCCAAACGAAGAGTTCCCACTGACATGGGAAATGCGTTTACGAATTGCAATTGAAATTGCTAATTCATTATCCTATTTGCATTCAGCTGCTTCCGTTCCTATTTATCATCGAGACATCAAATCTAGCAACATACTTTTGGATGATAAATATAGAGCGAAAGTGTCGGATTTTGGAACTTCAAGATCAGTTGCACTTGAGCAAACTCATGTAACCACTCGAGTTCAAGGAACTTTCGGATACTTAGATCCTGAATATTTTCGATCAAGCCAATTTACAGAAAAGAGTGATGTCTATAGTTTTGGAGTTGTTCTTATTGAACTTATAACAGGACAAAAACCCGTCTCTTCATGTCAATCAGAGGAAG contains the following coding sequences:
- the LOC107934819 gene encoding wall-associated receptor kinase-like 1; translation: MTCDPAKSSQRTEERMGIRMVFYFILQLPQLIQSASTFEAGEAGCKETCENVSIPYPFGIKRGCYQNSWFRVTCNKTINGTKPFISRINMELLPSYWLVEDNRVTVNNPVTYLNCDDKGNNGTTSSSSVNLQGSPFFLSEQNIFGSVGCGYLAIIFRNNQTDPIAACLQQRCEDHISSKLPGCLTMVPENLTSYTTALRPMTEIISPGEKESSKRCTSTFVGDSNEFSEISIDMTHVPATLEWNPVKCDLEASLCSMVRPNYALPYKTSCNERCGNVDIPFPFGIKVGCYKSEWFRVTCNKTADGEKPFISSINMQLLNVSFYEGTVLVNNSVIYSYCPGKDRENNEGSVNLTGTPFFFSHIFDRFMSIGCGNLATFLDSPTNDHRIGGCKLPPCENNMTSIVRCAVNIPPGLSSFVTNIRRIYPNNGSKSSCISSFIVDTRFLDSLEANSDHNATTTNRSGTYVPTTLQWGIPKRGLCELGEESGTLCSPDGRYCWTSLSQMHLCVCTPDTYNDYDYLSTDVCQEIGKCVDMKYRNCFIHCLNADGNDCSSSCPDRYKYLGHMCRPLNVLDSSEVPTKKSKRSQNLPVIIGCSTSIGTIVVLIGTWHMHKLIERRNNIKLKQKYFKRNGGLLLQQQLSNNKGNFEKIKLFASKELEKATDYYNENRILGRGGQGTVFKGMLTDGSIVAIKKSKMTEDKKLDENELKQFITEVMILSQINHRNVVKLLRCCLETKVPLLVYEFVPNGTLSQLLHVPNEEFPLTWEMRLRIAIEIANSLSYLHSAASVPIYHRDIKSSNILLDDKYRAKVSDFGTSRSVALEQTHVTTRVQGTFGYLDPEYFRSSQFTEKSDVYSFGVVLIELITGQKPVSSCQSEEVVRSLANFFLHSMKENSLLNIVDPLVMNDNAEEEIVAVAKLAKRCLNLNGKRRPTMKQVALELERIRSSEEANGMQQSADEDSDTDAMIEALGVDSFSTSGSILKDSVTLK